Proteins encoded within one genomic window of Fragaria vesca subsp. vesca linkage group LG1, FraVesHawaii_1.0, whole genome shotgun sequence:
- the LOC101293349 gene encoding putative F-box protein At5g55150-like — protein MEQDWENLPKHLLDSVAEKLLKPLDYLGFSLVCKTWYSVAKDNESKHARMTAPMPLYYSGRKQYWKFYDVVDKKVLKFQAKVPWKVFVGSSKGWLLFVHRNVREKNLGVTLVNPFLRIKGRKNKENSIICLPPLTPPGWEKWYVNCEEYVCKATISADPISNTNDCIVTVIHLERGNLAFIRLGKDTTWTYVDETVDNALDEDIGCQMIEEVVNVGNTFYAVNYYREVLCYDVTTARTYSDVKMVRRGNSPDCNNSKRYIFEVEENRLLMVERYIGYTEDDIRVTKKFRVFELNVQTGEWTEKNTLGGDALFVGDNTSIRVSAAKICGLQPNCIYFNHDIDYVGTGNDYDFGVYNVEDQSFPETYTKRFKNILHMSSPRPIWVKPILSFPL, from the exons ATGGAGCAAG ATTGGGAGAATTTGCCAAAGCATCTTTTAGATTCAGTTGCGGAAAAATTATTGAAACCATTAGACTATCTTGGGTTCAGCTTGGTTTGTAAAACATGGTATTCTGTAGCAAAGGATAATGAAAGCAAACATGCTAGGATGACAGCTCCAATGCCGTTGTATTATTCAGGAAGAAAACAGTACTGGAAATTCTACGACGTAGTTGATAAGAAGGTCCTTAAGTTCCAAGCAAAAGTGCCATGGAAGGTATTTGTTGGATCTTCAAAAGGATGGCTACTATTTGTGCATCGGAATGTTAGGGAGAAAAATCTTGGAGTAACTTTGGTAAATCCTTTCTTGAGGATTAAAGGGAGGAAAAATAAGGAAAATTCGATTATTTGCCTGCCACCACTAACTCCTCCGGGTTGGGAAAAATGGTATGTAAATTGTGAGGAGTATGTCTGCAAGGCCACAATTTCAGCAGACCCTATATCAAATACAAATGACTGCATTGTTACAGTCATACATTTGGAAAGAGGCAATTTGGCTTTCATTAGATTGGGTAAGGATACAACATGGACTTATGTGGATGAAACTGTTGATAATGCCCTTGATGAAGACATTGGCTGCCAGATGATTGAAGAAGTTGTCAACGTTGGAAATACATTTTATGCTGTGAATTATTATAGAGAAGTTTTATGTTATGATGTTACTACTGCTCGGACATACTCAGATGTAAAGATGGTTAGGCGCGGCAATTCTCCAGATTGTAATAATAGCAAGAGATATATCTTTGAAGTTGAAGAGAATCGATTGTTGATGGTCGAAAGGTACATAGGGTATACAGAAGACGACATACGTGTGACAAAGAAATTCAGAGTTTTCGAATTGAATGTTCAAACGGGTGAATGGACTGAGAAGAACACCTTGGGCGGGGATGCTCTCTTTGTTGGGGATAACACTTCAATACGTGTGTCGGCTGCAAAAATTTGTGGACTTCAGCCAAATTGCATATACTTCAACCATGATATTGATTATGTGGGAACTGGTAACGATTATGATTTTGGTGTTTATAACGTTGAAGATCAAAGCTTCCCAGAAACTTACACCAAGCGTTTTAAGAACATCCTGCATATGAGTTCTCCACGACCAATTTGGGTTAAGCCGATTTTGTCTTTTCCATTGTAA
- the LOC101293638 gene encoding F-box/kelch-repeat protein At1g57790-like, protein MERDWENLPKHLLDSVAEKLLKPWDYLGFSLVCKSWYSVAKDNESKHARMTAPMLLYYSGRKQYWKFYDVVDKKVLKFQAKVPWKVFVGSSKGWLLFVHRNIREKNLGVTLVNPFLRIKGRENKEKSIICLPPLTPPGWEKWYVNCEEYVCKATISADPISNTNDCIVTVIHLERGNLAFIRLGKDTTWTYVDESVDNALDEDIGCQMIEEVVNVGNTFYAVNYYREVLCYDVTTGRTYSDVKMVRRGNSPDCNNSKRYIFEVEENRLLMVERYRGYTEDDIRVTKKFRVFELNVQTGEWTDG, encoded by the exons ATGGAGCGAG ATTGGGAAAACTTGCCAAAGCATCTTTTAGATTCAGTTGCGGAAAAATTATTGAAACCATGGGACTATCTGGGGTTCAGCTTGGTATGTAAGTCATGGTATTCTGTAGCAAAGGATAATGAAAGCAAACATGCTAGGATGACAGCTCCAATGCTGTTGTATTATTCAGGAAGAAAACAGTACTGGAAATTCTACGACGTAGTTGATAAGAAGGTCCTTAAGTTCCAAGCAAAAGTGCCATGGAAGGTATTTGTTGGATCTTCAAAAGGATGGCTACTATTTGTGCATCGGAATATTAGGGAGAAAAACCTTGGAGTAACTTTAGTAAATCCTTTCTTGAGGATTAAAGGGAGGGAAAATAAGGAAAAATCGATTATTTGTCTGCCGCCACTAACTCCCCCGGGTTGGGAAAAATGGTATGTAAATTGTGAGGAGTATGTCTGCAAGGCCACAATTTCAGCAGACCCTATATCAAATACAAATGACTGCATTGTTACAGTCATACATTTGGAAAGAGGCAATTTGGCTTTCATTAGATTGGGTAAGGATACAACATGGACTTATGTGGATGAAAGTGTTGATAATGCCCTTGATGAAGACATTGGCTGCCAGATGATTGAAGAAGTTGTCAACGTTGGAAATACATTTTATGCTGTGAATTATTATAGAGAAGTTTTATGTTATGATGTTACTACTGGTCGGACATACTCAGATGTAAAGATGGTTAGACGCGGCAATTCTCCAGATTGTAATAATAGCAAGAGATATATCTTTGAAGTTGAAGAGAATCGATTGTTGATGGTCGAAAGGTACAGAGGGTATACAGAAGACGACATACGTGTGACAAAGAAATTTAGAGTTTTCGAACTGAATGTGCAAACGGGTGAATGGACTGACGGGTGA